One Halobaculum sp. CBA1158 DNA segment encodes these proteins:
- a CDS encoding site-specific DNA-methyltransferase produces the protein MSDGGEPDLSPSRARAGTPGVDDAFETTHAVSVGDARALPLPDDSVELVVTSPPYPMVEQWDDLFRDLGESVEGSLSAAEDGDPAAAERAFEAMHDALAPAWAEVARVLAPGGVACVTVGDATRSLGGRFRLWDNGGRVADALESRGLDRLPGVLWHKPTNSPTKFMGSGTLPPNAYVTLEHERVLVFRNGTRRSFPAGDEARYASAFFWEERNRWFSESWEGLAGADQSLGGTAARDRSAAFPFELPYRLVNMYSTYGDRVLDPFWGTGTTTLAAMAAGRDSVGVERDPALVPAFDERVADLPERSRERGRRRLRDHRTFVAERDEEPGYEATHYEFPVVTKAERDLRVYAAEAVRATPLGYRVRHSPVCDPELERDSDG, from the coding sequence ATGAGCGACGGCGGCGAGCCCGATCTCTCTCCGAGTCGCGCCCGAGCGGGAACGCCGGGGGTCGACGACGCCTTCGAGACGACGCACGCCGTGAGCGTCGGCGACGCCCGGGCGCTCCCGCTGCCGGACGACAGCGTCGAGTTGGTCGTCACGTCGCCGCCGTATCCGATGGTCGAACAGTGGGACGACCTGTTTCGGGACCTCGGCGAGAGCGTCGAGGGGTCGCTCTCGGCGGCCGAGGATGGCGACCCCGCGGCCGCCGAGCGCGCCTTCGAGGCGATGCACGACGCGCTGGCTCCGGCGTGGGCAGAGGTCGCGCGCGTGCTCGCGCCCGGCGGCGTCGCCTGCGTCACCGTCGGCGATGCGACCCGGTCGCTGGGCGGGCGCTTCCGGCTGTGGGACAACGGCGGTCGCGTCGCCGACGCCCTCGAGAGCCGGGGGCTCGACCGCCTCCCGGGCGTGCTCTGGCACAAGCCGACGAACTCGCCGACGAAGTTCATGGGCAGCGGCACCCTCCCCCCGAACGCCTACGTCACGCTCGAGCACGAGCGCGTCCTCGTGTTCCGGAACGGGACGCGGCGCTCGTTCCCCGCCGGCGACGAGGCGCGCTACGCGTCGGCGTTCTTCTGGGAGGAGCGCAACCGCTGGTTCTCGGAGTCGTGGGAGGGGCTCGCGGGCGCAGACCAGTCGCTCGGCGGGACCGCCGCCCGCGACCGCTCGGCCGCGTTCCCGTTCGAACTCCCCTACCGACTCGTGAACATGTACTCGACGTACGGCGACCGCGTGCTCGATCCCTTCTGGGGGACGGGGACGACGACGCTAGCGGCGATGGCCGCCGGCCGCGACTCGGTCGGGGTCGAACGCGACCCGGCGCTCGTCCCCGCTTTCGACGAGCGCGTCGCCGACCTCCCCGAGCGCTCGCGCGAGCGCGGGCGTCGCCGCCTGCGCGACCACCGGACGTTCGTGGCCGAGCGCGACGAGGAGCCGGGATACGAGGCGACCCACTACGAGTTCCCGGTGGTCACGAAGGCCGAGCGCGACCTCCGCGTGTACGCGGCTGAGGCCGTACGGGCGACGCCGCTGGGGTATCGCGTCCGCCACAGCCCCGTCTGCGACCCCGAACTCGAACGCGACTCCGACGGGTGA
- a CDS encoding helix-turn-helix domain-containing protein yields the protein MAVEEPTAVESLDAGPCPIVDALEQVGSRWRLVVLHDLQEGEKRFNELKRSTDASARTLSRVLDDLREMGFVEKRMEPDAPVATFYSLTAKGESLSPVFDEVESWAGEWLEDCAE from the coding sequence ATGGCAGTAGAGGAGCCGACGGCGGTGGAGTCGCTCGACGCCGGACCGTGTCCCATCGTCGACGCGCTCGAACAGGTGGGGTCGCGCTGGCGACTGGTGGTGCTGCACGACCTTCAGGAGGGCGAAAAGCGGTTCAACGAACTGAAGCGGTCGACCGACGCCAGCGCGCGGACGCTCTCGCGCGTGCTCGACGACCTTCGCGAGATGGGGTTCGTCGAGAAGCGGATGGAGCCGGACGCGCCCGTGGCGACGTTCTACTCCCTCACCGCGAAGGGCGAGTCGCTGTCGCCGGTGTTCGACGAGGTCGAGTCCTGGGCGGGCGAGTGGCTCGAGGACTGCGCCGAGTAG
- a CDS encoding VTT domain-containing protein encodes MLGADPLGPVLLATDLGWWPDFGWLSRLVETATGWTGLGIIFVYSFLIAFALPGVSEVVLLAPLNLGVPGWLRLTLIILVSGVGKAAGSVFAFHIGQEAKQSGPLIRWLRNSRFDVIEWSESATVELARRYGYGGLALALCVPFFPDTLSIYAFAVLERDYVRFAIATFVGSVGRLLVTLGLFGAGSATLGLF; translated from the coding sequence CTGCTGGGGGCGGATCCGCTCGGACCGGTACTGCTGGCCACCGACCTCGGCTGGTGGCCCGACTTCGGCTGGCTCTCCCGACTGGTCGAGACCGCGACCGGGTGGACCGGGCTCGGGATCATCTTCGTCTACTCGTTCCTGATCGCGTTCGCGCTACCGGGCGTCAGCGAGGTCGTCCTGCTCGCGCCGCTGAACCTCGGCGTCCCCGGCTGGCTTCGCCTCACGCTCATCATCCTCGTGTCGGGCGTCGGGAAGGCCGCCGGCTCGGTGTTCGCGTTTCACATCGGCCAGGAGGCCAAGCAGTCCGGCCCGCTCATCCGGTGGCTGCGAAACTCTCGGTTCGACGTGATTGAGTGGTCGGAGTCGGCCACGGTCGAACTCGCGCGCCGCTACGGGTACGGCGGCCTGGCGCTGGCGCTGTGCGTCCCCTTCTTCCCGGACACCCTGTCGATCTACGCGTTCGCCGTGCTGGAGCGGGATTACGTCCGGTTCGCGATCGCGACGTTCGTCGGGAGCGTCGGCCGACTGCTCGTGACGCTCGGCCTGTTCGGGGCCGGCTCGGCCACCCTCGGGCTGTTCTAG